A stretch of the Bacillales bacterium genome encodes the following:
- a CDS encoding MoxR family ATPase, with translation MRDECLAMLEQYEKRVLGQSMNLRLLAAALLADGHVLIEGVPGTGKTEMARTLAALIGGSFQRIQFTPDLLPSDITGSVIYNMKEGAFQTLKGPVFCNLLLADEINRTPAKTQAALLEAMEEKQVTIQDTTYGLSEVFFVVATQNPIEMEGTYPLPEAQQDRFLFKLRVDFPSLEEEKDVLKHVMENRFAQSAEQAVIDIKTIQAARSEIAKVTLSDDIIDYIMQLVRETRVSDSIQFGASTRAAISIGKGARAWAFLAGRDYVTPDDVKIVAKPALRHRIQPVPHMELEGVFVDEIIEELVGAIPVPR, from the coding sequence ATGAGAGACGAATGTTTGGCCATGCTGGAACAGTACGAGAAGCGCGTATTAGGCCAATCGATGAACTTGCGGTTGTTGGCGGCCGCGTTGTTAGCGGACGGCCACGTATTGATCGAAGGGGTGCCCGGAACCGGCAAAACCGAGATGGCGAGAACACTCGCCGCGTTAATCGGCGGAAGTTTTCAACGGATTCAGTTCACGCCCGATCTCTTGCCGAGCGATATTACGGGAAGCGTCATTTACAATATGAAAGAAGGTGCCTTCCAAACGTTGAAAGGGCCGGTTTTTTGCAACTTGCTGCTCGCCGACGAGATCAACCGGACGCCGGCGAAAACACAGGCCGCTTTGCTGGAAGCGATGGAAGAAAAACAAGTGACGATTCAAGATACTACGTATGGGTTGTCGGAAGTGTTCTTTGTCGTCGCGACGCAAAACCCGATTGAAATGGAAGGCACCTATCCGCTTCCCGAGGCTCAACAAGATCGTTTTTTATTCAAGTTGCGCGTCGATTTTCCTTCCCTTGAGGAAGAAAAAGACGTCTTAAAACATGTGATGGAAAACCGGTTTGCCCAAAGTGCCGAACAAGCCGTCATCGATATAAAAACGATTCAGGCGGCACGCAGCGAAATCGCAAAGGTTACGTTGAGCGACGATATCATCGATTACATCATGCAATTGGTTCGCGAGACGAGAGTCTCCGATTCCATCCAATTTGGAGCGAGCACGAGGGCAGCCATTTCGATCGGCAAGGGGGCTAGAGCGTGGGCTTTTTTGGCCGGGCGTGATTATGTAACCCCCGACGACGTAAAAATCGTAGCAAAACCGGCGCTGCGTCACCGGATACAACCCGTGCCGCACATGGAATTGGAGGGTGTGTTTGTTGACGAAATCATTGAAGAACTTGTGGGCGCGATTCCTGTTCCGAGATAG
- a CDS encoding DUF4350 domain-containing protein, translated as MQIQSQTKKTWLWLVVFLFLFLAASYFVVTNEPKAYRNYDSHSPSLTGTKAIYTYLAEKRNVDRWSYPPEFLPAQGSNRLLIMIGPYAFSEKDEKQGYIAFMKKGNTILFLHSNPAGQFGLRTEQVPESSADDRLIYNKNGDRYHASVHSSVRIQANESDHVLLYDGAGTIAVKRSYGKGQLVAAVAPDWMTNGKLLKQDHLVLVFYLLHEAGAGTHQILFDEYSHGFTQTPSVFHAYPSWLLAAGFQLVLFAMIGLWFAGKRFGPVIVPREETVRYSHERIRALAAWYVRERKYFDAFATQADYIKSLLQERWAVPYRKPWKDMAKHLETKWNDRTSEEIHGFLAGLAAILENKRINKQEYLLWSKRMERLRKEVEKE; from the coding sequence GTGCAAATTCAGTCGCAAACGAAAAAAACATGGCTATGGCTCGTCGTTTTTCTGTTCTTGTTCCTGGCAGCCAGTTATTTTGTCGTGACGAACGAACCGAAAGCGTATCGAAACTACGACTCTCATTCTCCTTCTCTTACCGGAACAAAAGCGATTTATACGTATTTGGCCGAAAAGAGGAATGTCGACAGGTGGTCGTATCCACCGGAGTTTTTGCCGGCACAAGGATCGAACCGGCTGCTCATCATGATCGGTCCGTACGCCTTCTCGGAAAAAGACGAGAAGCAAGGCTACATCGCCTTCATGAAAAAAGGAAATACAATTCTTTTCCTGCATTCGAACCCCGCCGGTCAGTTCGGGTTAAGAACCGAACAGGTGCCTGAATCTTCGGCCGATGACCGACTTATTTACAACAAGAACGGCGATCGTTACCACGCCTCCGTTCACTCTTCCGTGCGAATTCAGGCAAACGAGTCCGACCACGTCTTGCTGTATGACGGTGCCGGTACGATCGCGGTAAAACGTTCGTATGGAAAAGGACAACTCGTTGCCGCCGTCGCGCCGGACTGGATGACGAACGGTAAGCTGCTGAAACAAGATCACTTAGTGCTTGTTTTTTATTTGCTGCACGAAGCCGGCGCCGGGACGCATCAAATTTTGTTTGATGAATACAGTCACGGTTTCACGCAAACGCCTTCGGTTTTCCATGCGTATCCAAGTTGGCTGTTGGCTGCTGGATTTCAGCTGGTGCTGTTCGCAATGATTGGGCTTTGGTTTGCCGGAAAACGGTTTGGTCCGGTCATCGTGCCGCGCGAAGAGACGGTTCGCTACAGTCATGAACGCATACGCGCCCTCGCTGCCTGGTATGTAAGAGAGCGGAAGTATTTTGACGCGTTTGCGACACAAGCCGATTACATAAAATCTTTGCTGCAAGAAAGATGGGCCGTTCCTTACCGGAAACCTTGGAAGGACATGGCCAAACATCTTGAAACTAAGTGGAACGACCGAACCTCTGAAGAGATTCACGGGTTTCTCGCAGGTTTGGCAGCCATTTTGGAAAATAAGCGAATCAACAAACAAGAATACTTGCTTTGGTCGAAAAGAATGGAACGGTTAAGGAAAGAGGTGGAGAAAGAATGA
- a CDS encoding DUF4129 domain-containing protein, protein MPNVDQARTELQKILSQREYRIYRNDHENVLKDWWDSAVAWILDQLSNVMPSIEPSDGVATGILYSVIGVLLASLAILAFLAVRTFQRKRRFREKQLLGSMTETDLSVREHLVEAQKREAEEQFASAVRHLFLALLLHCHEKEWLAARSWKTNGEYFDELRNINGRLASAFNKLALFFDEVFYGYRMISKEECERYRNDVLKWLAEGEESKSTI, encoded by the coding sequence ATGCCGAATGTGGATCAGGCGCGAACGGAATTACAAAAGATCTTGAGCCAACGAGAATATCGCATTTATCGGAATGATCATGAAAATGTGCTGAAAGATTGGTGGGACAGCGCTGTTGCTTGGATCCTTGACCAATTATCGAACGTAATGCCCTCCATTGAACCATCCGACGGTGTCGCGACCGGCATCCTCTATTCCGTCATCGGCGTGCTGCTTGCATCGCTCGCGATCCTCGCTTTTCTCGCGGTTCGTACCTTTCAAAGAAAGCGGAGGTTTCGAGAAAAGCAACTGTTAGGATCGATGACGGAAACCGACTTGTCCGTCCGCGAACATTTGGTGGAAGCGCAGAAGCGAGAAGCGGAAGAACAATTCGCTTCCGCCGTCCGTCATTTGTTTCTTGCGTTACTGCTTCATTGCCACGAAAAAGAGTGGCTCGCAGCCAGAAGCTGGAAGACGAATGGGGAATACTTTGATGAGCTGCGCAACATCAACGGCCGACTCGCCTCAGCCTTTAACAAACTCGCACTTTTCTTTGATGAAGTGTTTTACGGTTATCGGATGATTTCCAAAGAAGAATGCGAACGCTATCGAAACGATGTTTTGAAATGGCTTGCAGAGGGAGAAGAATCCAAGTCGACCATCTAA
- a CDS encoding VOC family protein, with translation MSIHFVKLDHVQVCIPNGAEEEARVFYAGVLGLKEIAKPKALLKNGGLWFEAADVQLHIGTEEPKQKGKAHPAFQVSNVRAAKEHLIRSGVRTQEETPVPGVERFSFFDPFGNRIEMLEKC, from the coding sequence TTGTCCATCCATTTCGTGAAATTGGATCACGTACAAGTCTGTATTCCAAACGGTGCCGAAGAGGAAGCGAGAGTCTTTTACGCCGGAGTGCTCGGGTTAAAAGAAATCGCTAAGCCGAAAGCTTTGCTGAAAAACGGAGGTTTATGGTTTGAAGCGGCGGATGTTCAACTTCATATCGGGACGGAGGAACCAAAGCAAAAAGGCAAAGCCCATCCTGCTTTTCAAGTGAGCAACGTCCGCGCGGCAAAGGAGCATCTTATCCGCAGCGGTGTCCGGACGCAAGAGGAAACTCCGGTCCCCGGGGTGGAACGCTTTTCTTTTTTCGACCCTTTCGGCAACCGGATCGAAATGCTTGAAAAATGCTGA